Below is a window of Fibrobacter sp. DNA.
AAATCTCTCCAGGCAATGTCATAGAAACAAGAACCTCAATATTCCATAATATTACTAATACATATTCGAAATTCCATAAAAGTATGATTGCATGGAAACTAAATTACTAGTATATTGTTTTTCTGCGATTTTATCTGGAGAGTGTTTTTACTCCTCAATGATTGAAACCGCGACAGGACAGCAGATAATCGAATAGTTCTTTTTACATTCGTTCAGGGGAAAGCCAATGGAACAAAAAATCCAGGAACTGACTGAAAAAATATACCAGGAAGGTGTGGAGAGAGGCGAACAGAAAGCCAGCCAGATCATCTCTGAAGCAGAAGCAAAAGCTTCTGGAATTATCTCTGAGGCTAAGGCACAGGCAGAAAAAATTCTTGCCGATGCACGCAGTCAGGCAGAAGAGCTGAAGAGAAACACTGAATCTGAATTGAAGCTCAGTGGGTCTCAGGTACTCTCTGCGATAAAGCAGCAGATCCTTGATCTGGTAACAGCCAAAGTAATCGAAGACGGTACCACTCAGGTTCTTGCCGATCCCTCAAATGTCAAAGACTTTATCTCCACAGTAATCCAGAACTGGAAAGTCTCCTCAGGCGAGGTCCCCAGACTCGAAGTCCTGCTTCCTGCTAACAAACAGGAAGAACTGCAGAAGTCTTTTGAAAAGAGTGCTTCTGATCTGCTCAAGAAAAGCATCGACCTGGCCTTTTCAAAGTCTATCAAATCCGGATTTCGTATCGGACCGGTCGGCGGCAGTTTCAGAATCAGCCTTACAGATGAAGATTTTCAGGAATTCTTCAAAGAATACCTGCGTCCAAGAACCCGTAAATATCTCTTTGGTGAGTAATCATGTCAGGCAGCTACTATTTCCTCGTTGCGGGGTTGCCCGATATATCACTGGATGAGGGAAAGAATATCCCCTCTTTCTGTGATTTTATGGCGGAAACAGAAGAGCAGGTCTCTTCCGATGACCAGAAACTGCTCAAGCTGATCAGACTCCCTTTTGACAATGTTAACCTGGTCGCTGTGTTGGAAGACTCGGGTGAGTTTGATCCCAGAGGAAATTTCTCCAGAGAGGAGCTTACATCCTCTCTTAAGAACACCGAGCGGCTTCCCCGCTACATGCAGATTTTTCTGGAAGCACACCATGAGAATCATCCTTTGTTCCCCGGCTTGATTGTACGTGACCAGCTTAACTGGTTGTTTTTCGATGAAGTCACTTCGCACAGCAACAGTTTCATCAGAGAGTGGTATACTTTTGAATTGAACATCCGTAATCTTGCTGCTGGAATAAACAGTCGCAAGGGACTGAAGCATTTTGATGAGCTGGCGACTGAACGGGACCGGGCGATCTCCTCAGTAATGATAGGGCGTAACGATGTAGCGGAGCAGATTCTGCGTTCAAGCGCTCCGGATTTCGGACTCTCATCGATACTTCCCTGGACTGAGAGAGTACTGGCGTTTTCCAGAGGTACTCTGCTTGATTTTGAAAAGGGGCTGGACTCCATTCGCTGGGAGACTCTCTCTGACCTGACCGCTTTTTCCTATTTCGGAATAGAGAAGGTTCTGGCCTTTGCGATCAAGCTTGCGATGGTTGAGAGATGGAAGGCTCTGGATCCTGAGACAGGGAGGGAGAGACTGGAGAAGCTCACAGAGGAATTGAGAGCTGGTTTCTCAGTATTGGATCACGCGTTATGATTTACGAATACTTTAATCAGTAAAATCAAGGTAGAGTGATAAATTTGAAAAGTATAGATGTTGTTTTAAACGGAGGAAACCGATGAGCACCAAGGGAAAAGTGGTCGGCATTGTCGCTAACCTGGTCACGATAGAGGTCGACGGGCCGGTTGCTCAAAATGAGATCTGTTACATTGATCTTAAAGGCACCAAGCTGATGGCCGAGGTGATTAAAATTACAGGTAAGAACGCATACGTGCAGGTGTTTGAAAGCACACGCGGCTTATATGTGGGCTGTGATGCGGAGTTTACCGGAAACATGCTGGAGGTTACACTGGGTCCCGGGATGCTCTCCAGGAACTATGACGGCCTGCAGAACGATCTCGATACAATGGATGGGGTGTTCCTTAAAAGAGGCGAGTACACCCCATCTCTCGATAATGAAAAGAAGTGGCATTTCAAACCCCTTATCAAAGTGGGAGACTCTGTTTCAGCCGGTGACTGGCTGGGGAGTGTCAAGGAGGGGTGGATCGATCACAAGATCATGGTGCCTTTCAATTATCAGGGGACCGGCACTGTAAAAACCGTCGTTTCTGAGGGTGACTATACGGTTTTGGACACTATCGCTGTTGTGGTTGATTCCGACGGCAATGAGCGTGAGCTTACAATGGCCATGAAATGGCCTGTCAAATTGGAAGTCAAGTGCTACAAGAATAAGCCTCGTCCGTTTAAAATCATGGAAACGGGCCAGCGTACAATCGATACCCTCAATCCCATAGTAGAAGGCGGTACAGGTTTTATTCCCGGGCCTTTCGGCTGCGGAAAGACAGTTCTTCAGCACGCGCTTTCCAAATACGCCGAGGCTGACCTGATCATAGTTGTCGCCTGCGGTGAGCGCGCAAACGAGGTGGTGGAAATCTTTACAGAATTCCCTGAACTTGACGATCCCCGCACAGGACGAAAACTCATCGAGCGTACAATTATTATTTGTAATACCTCGAACATGCCGGTTGCTGCCCGTGAGGCCAGCGTTTACACAGGTATGACAATCGCTGAATACTACCGTACCATGGGGCTTAAGGTTCTTCTCCTTGCCGATTCGACTTCCCGCTGGGCGCAGGCGCTTCGTGAGATGTCAAACCGCATGGAAGAGCTCCCGGGTCCTGATGCTTTCCCGATGGATCTTTCTGCGATTGTGGCAAACTTCTATTCAAGAGCCGGCTTTGTCAGCCTGAACAACGGCCAGACCGGTTCAATCACCTTTATCGGTACTGTCAGCCCTGCGGGCGGTAACCTGAAGGAGCCGGTAACAGAATCTACCAAAAAGGCAGCACGCTGTTTCTATGCGCTCTCCCAGAGCCGCGCCGACAGCAAACGGTATCCTGCTGTCGATCCGATCGACAGTTATTCAAAGTATCTGGAGTATCCCGAGGTAATCGAGCACCTTGACAAAACAATGGAATCCGGCTGGGTTGACAAGGTTATGCAGTTGAAGGACATACTCCTGCGCGGTAAAGAGACTCGTGACCAGATAAACATCCTTGGTGATGACGGGGTTCCGCTGGAGTATCATATCACTTTCAACAAATCGGAAATTATCGACTTTGTTATTCTTCAGCAGGATGCTTTTGACAAGATTGATTCATCCACACCGATGAAACGACAGCAGTACATGGTAAACAAAATTCTTGAAATATGCAACAGCGATTTCCGGTTTGACGGTTTTGAGGAGATTGGCGCCTATTTCAAGAAAATCATCAACATTTTAAAGCAGATGAATTATCAGGAATTCAAGAGCGAAAAATTCACCAGTCTGGAAGAGCAGCTCAACGCGACGCTTGAAGAGAGAAAAGTAAGTGAACTTGAAACACAGGCGGCGGGCTGAGAGGAGAAACAGAATGAAGACCAAAGCATTTCAGAAGATCTATACTCATATCGAAAATGTGACCAAGGCCACCTGCACAGTTGAGGCCGAGGGTGTTTCCAATGAGGAGATGGCACTGGTGGATGGCCGTCCGGCACAAGTCGTGAAAATTGCCGGAAAGAAAATCACCATGCAGATATTTCCAGGTACCCAGGGTGTGGCAACTGATGCGGAAGTGGTGTTTCTCGGAAAGCCCCCTACACTGAAAGTTTCAAACGAGCTCAAGGGGCGTTTTTTCAATGCCTACGGTCAGCCTATCGATGGGGGACCGGATATCGAGGGTAAAGAGGTGGAAATCGGAGGACCGTCGGTCAACCCGGTTCGCCGTAGACAGCCCTCTGAACTGATCGCAACCGGAATCGCGGGTATCGATCTTAACAACACACTGGTTACCGGTCAGAAGATACCGTTCTTTGCAGATCCCGACCAGCCCTTCAATCAGGTTATGGCCACAGTGGCTCTCAGAGCAAAGGCCGACGTGATCATTCTTGGCGGTATGGGAATGAGCAATGACGATTATCTCTATTACAAGACCCTGTTTGACAATGCGGGGGCACTTGACAGGATTATCGCCTTTGTTAACACCACCGACAACCCCCCTGTGGAACGTCTTCTGGTGCCGGATATGGCTCTCACCGCAGCAGAGTATTTCGCTGTGGAACACAAGGCCAAGGTCCTCTGTCTGCTGACAGACATGACACTTTACGCTGATGCTCTCTCTATCGTGTCAAACCGTATGGATCAGATTCCATCTAAAGACAGTATGCCCGGATCACTCTACAGTGATCTTGCAAAGATTTACGAAAAGGCGGCGCAGTTCCCTGATGGCGGTTCGATAACTATTATCGCTGTTACCACCCTGTCAGGAGGTGACATCACCCATGCTATCCCTGATAACACAGGATATATCACCGAGGGACAGCTTTACCTGCGTCGTGATACCGACATCGCGAAAGTTATCGTTGATCCGTTCCGAAGCTTATCCCGTCTGAAACAGCTTGTTATCGGTAAGAAGACCCGTGCGGATCATCCTCAGGTCATGAACACCGCAATCCGTCTTTATGCTGATGCGGCCAATGCCAGAACAAAGCTTGAG
It encodes the following:
- a CDS encoding V-type ATP synthase subunit E; protein product: MEQKIQELTEKIYQEGVERGEQKASQIISEAEAKASGIISEAKAQAEKILADARSQAEELKRNTESELKLSGSQVLSAIKQQILDLVTAKVIEDGTTQVLADPSNVKDFISTVIQNWKVSSGEVPRLEVLLPANKQEELQKSFEKSASDLLKKSIDLAFSKSIKSGFRIGPVGGSFRISLTDEDFQEFFKEYLRPRTRKYLFGE
- a CDS encoding DUF2764 family protein, with the translated sequence MSGSYYFLVAGLPDISLDEGKNIPSFCDFMAETEEQVSSDDQKLLKLIRLPFDNVNLVAVLEDSGEFDPRGNFSREELTSSLKNTERLPRYMQIFLEAHHENHPLFPGLIVRDQLNWLFFDEVTSHSNSFIREWYTFELNIRNLAAGINSRKGLKHFDELATERDRAISSVMIGRNDVAEQILRSSAPDFGLSSILPWTERVLAFSRGTLLDFEKGLDSIRWETLSDLTAFSYFGIEKVLAFAIKLAMVERWKALDPETGRERLEKLTEELRAGFSVLDHAL
- a CDS encoding V-type ATP synthase subunit A, with protein sequence MSTKGKVVGIVANLVTIEVDGPVAQNEICYIDLKGTKLMAEVIKITGKNAYVQVFESTRGLYVGCDAEFTGNMLEVTLGPGMLSRNYDGLQNDLDTMDGVFLKRGEYTPSLDNEKKWHFKPLIKVGDSVSAGDWLGSVKEGWIDHKIMVPFNYQGTGTVKTVVSEGDYTVLDTIAVVVDSDGNERELTMAMKWPVKLEVKCYKNKPRPFKIMETGQRTIDTLNPIVEGGTGFIPGPFGCGKTVLQHALSKYAEADLIIVVACGERANEVVEIFTEFPELDDPRTGRKLIERTIIICNTSNMPVAAREASVYTGMTIAEYYRTMGLKVLLLADSTSRWAQALREMSNRMEELPGPDAFPMDLSAIVANFYSRAGFVSLNNGQTGSITFIGTVSPAGGNLKEPVTESTKKAARCFYALSQSRADSKRYPAVDPIDSYSKYLEYPEVIEHLDKTMESGWVDKVMQLKDILLRGKETRDQINILGDDGVPLEYHITFNKSEIIDFVILQQDAFDKIDSSTPMKRQQYMVNKILEICNSDFRFDGFEEIGAYFKKIINILKQMNYQEFKSEKFTSLEEQLNATLEERKVSELETQAAG
- a CDS encoding V-type ATP synthase subunit B; protein product: MKTKAFQKIYTHIENVTKATCTVEAEGVSNEEMALVDGRPAQVVKIAGKKITMQIFPGTQGVATDAEVVFLGKPPTLKVSNELKGRFFNAYGQPIDGGPDIEGKEVEIGGPSVNPVRRRQPSELIATGIAGIDLNNTLVTGQKIPFFADPDQPFNQVMATVALRAKADVIILGGMGMSNDDYLYYKTLFDNAGALDRIIAFVNTTDNPPVERLLVPDMALTAAEYFAVEHKAKVLCLLTDMTLYADALSIVSNRMDQIPSKDSMPGSLYSDLAKIYEKAAQFPDGGSITIIAVTTLSGGDITHAIPDNTGYITEGQLYLRRDTDIAKVIVDPFRSLSRLKQLVIGKKTRADHPQVMNTAIRLYADAANARTKLENGFDLTEYDRRTLDFAREYSRQLLAIDINVEVDSMLDSAWALFGKYFTKDEVGIKQELMEKHWVGAE